The nucleotide window AGTCAGCTGCTGTCAGCTTCAGTTCCACCATCCGACGCTCTCAAGCATTTGGTGAAGAAGCGCATGATCCGGGTACAGGAAGGAAAAGCAATTCCAACCGATTTAGGTAAGGCAACTTCCATGTCATTCCTAACTCCTAACCAAGGCATCGAGGTACTAAAGAAATCAGAAAGAATGGAGCCGTTGGAAATAGCTGTCATGCTAGATCCGTTTGAAAACGTCTATTTCAGTAAGAAGGTGCAGAAGGAGATCAACTCGGCGTTCAGAACTCATATGCCTACTCGCTTTTTCTCAGGTGTCTTTCTGGACATAAGTGATGTCGGAAATGAACGTGGCGGTGCGAGTCGACTCTCGCGATGGATGTTTGAACTCTTTGGGCGATGGACTAGAGAATTTTTCAAATGCAAGTGTCCTGATGCTCCAGAATGTGGTCATCCCAAGATAGAATTTGGGACGTGGATTGTGGAAAAGAGAAAAGAAGGTATGAATCCGTCCGAGATAACGCGGAAGCTTCTCAAAGAATATGAGTTGTGGGTTTACCCTGGCGATATGCTTTCTTGGCTAGACACCGTCATTCATAATCTTCAAGCCGTACAGCGCATTTCTAAGGTGGCCGGTAAGACGGACTTGGAGTCAGCCATAGAAGACCAAATCGCCAGGATAGAAAAACCGCTGGAAGGTAGGGACTAGTAACCCATTATGGATTAGCTATCTTGCTGCGGTTTCCCGATTCAAATGATACTCTGATATTTTCCATATCTTCTTCGGTCATACTATCTATGTTCACATCAAGCCAGCGATGTAACTGTTTGCGAAGTTCTTCTTTTGGAGATAGGTTTTCCATAACATCAGTCACATCTTGAGATACTAACTGAAAATGGGTGCTTCCACAACTACAAGCTCCGTCTAGCACCATATCGATATCCGTGCTTGTCTTTCCGCAGTTGCGACATTTGAAAATCATTGAAAATCATCTAGTATCTTCTACCTCTTCTTGTCTCTATAGGGATTGGTAACGCGACCGTAATACTTGGTGGGTATTGGAATCAAAAGCACCACTAGCAGTTCATTTTGAGATTCTTAAAGAGGGGGGCTAGATTTATTTGAATGCAGAAACTGATTCTATATGGGGGCTTAGTCTAATGCCCAAATCCTGTTCACTTTGCAGTACAAAAGCGAGTCTTCGATGTGATCGCTGCGGTAATGAGTTCTGCATTGATCATGCGGTAAAATGCCGTTCTTGTGGCATGATTATTTGCATCAGAGGACTCCGCTTCAGAACCAATTGTCCCACGTGTGGTGAACCTTTGGACATCTGCCCAGAATGCCTAATAAACGGCAAAATTGTTCGAACCATTGCTGGAACCAATGTCTGTGCTGAGTGTGGCTGGAATGGGGGTGGACTAGAACAGCATCAGCAGATAGAACATAATAACACAAACAAATAGAATCACTGCTAGTATCTTCCCTTTTTCTCCGAAGCCCCACACAATTGGAATAGGTCCCAGAAGAACAACCCCTTTGCTTTTCACTTCGCTGTCTTCAGGTTGTTTTCTGGTTCGCCAAAGAATCCCGAGGAAAATCAATACTACTCCTACGATAACAAGGCCTATTGCTATGAAGTAGTAATCTGACGTCAGCTGCATGACTACATTCTCCTCTCGGATTTCGCAGTTGTATCGAATCGTTTACTCGGCAATTTGAATTCCATTAGCTCGTAGCCCCCGACTTCTTGTCCATCCAATGCCCAGAGTACAATCTTGTCATCGTAGATTTCGTAATCCAAAAGTGTATCAATATCTGTTACATGTGACCCGACTGGGAATCTCCATATGATCTCGAAGTCATATGGTGCTGTTTCTTCCTCAATCCACGTCTCAATTCGGTTGAATCCTTCTTTCAGAGTTCCAGCAAAATCAATCAGATAGACTACGCTCACGACTTCTGTAGTGCCCTTGGTGAATATATCCACGTAATTCACAATGGACTTCACCTTCCGCCCGTTGATTTCGACCCTTTCTTTGTCCAAGTAATACTGCATATTACGGGCCAGTTTCTCGGCTTCCTCTCTAAGTAGGTCTTCGTCCCTTAGGACGCTTCTGTAGTAGCCTTCGGGGTCCTCATATTCGTAAGTGAGCATTTCATGGACTTCTCCTGATCTGGATACTGAGAAAAAGGAGTGAGCATGAATAGCTCTTACCATCTCTGATTTGATTCTCTCTAGTTCCTTCATGTCGACCACTTACCCCAGCGGCACGGCTTGAATACCATTGTTACTAAGATGCATTGCAAGAGTATTACCGTTCTCTGTGAAGCAGTATGCCAGACGTGGATTTACCTCTTCAGCAAAGCGGATTAATCCTGGGAAGTCTGTGTGAGCGCTCAGCGGGAAACCTTCTTCTCGATATTTTCCTAATGTCCAACCTGAAAGTGAGAGTACAACCATTTTGTTGTGCAGTTCCTTTGCCAGAGCTCGTCCCAGGTTCTTTCTCACATTCAGTAAGGTATGACGGATGGAGGAGCTTATCACAACTCCTTCTCCTGTGAGGATAGCTGGTGTTTCCTCATCTGTTAGCTTGAGGAATTGAATCTCTTTTCCATGTTTTCTATAGATATCCGAAACCGCGTCAATGCTATAATTCCCGGAGATGGTTTCCATTCCATTCTTGTTCAGAAGTCCTATGGCCTCTTGCGCTTTTCCAAGGGAGTACGCTTTGAGCACGGGAATTTTGTTTTCTTCTTGTAGACGCTTCGTTTCAGTAATTATGTTCTCGTATACTCCTTTTCGTTCTGGAAAAACCCAACTGGGATCTCCATATGTAGCTTCTGTAATGAGAACATCTGCATCGGATGCATGAGCTCCTGTATGAACCAAGCTATCTACTATGTTGAAATCGCCTGTGTATAGAATCGATGGGCCATTTCCAATCTCGATTTTGAACATGCTTGAACCTAGTACGTGACCAGCATTAAGAACGGTGATTTTGATTTGATCAATAGTATATGACTCACCGTAATTCAGAGTGAGCTTTCCACCTCGTACCCTTCCACCCCTTGCCTTGAGCGTATCGAAGGTGCCTGAAGTTCCGACCACGAGATCAGCCAATTTGAGACCTCCCACATGATCCATGTGCGAATGGGAAAGCAGTGTTGTTCCGCCTTCGAATCCCGTGTCAAGTCCCAATTTTCGTCTGCCATAGCGAACAACGAATCCGTCACCATACTTCCTGACACTAACACTTGACATTCTTTCCCCTCCTCAAAGTTATTCAAAGCTCCTTGCGGAAGATTGTGTACTCATTTCGTTCTGGTTGAGTATTCACCTGTCCTTCAATAGATTGAATGAACGCCCTTTGATCCGGAGTAATCATTGCTAATTCCAAGTTTTCAAGCTCCTTTTGTGAAACATACGCTAAGACTTCTTGAGCAAGAATCTCGACATTAATTTCGTCTTCTTGCCACTCTATTGGTCCAAGTATTATTCTGCCTTCTATTCGTAACACTTGACCGGTTGCCACAACTTGTGAATCCGATGATATGACATGAAATGTTGCTACATCAGGAGATAAGGATATCATCGGCACAATATGAGTATGAACGAGATGCCTGTTTTCGGTTGAGGGTGGACTGAATGTACCACCATGTGTACGGTCCGTTGTTATCTTGTATTCCTCCGTTTTGAGGTGGTCCTTCATTTCTATGTCGGGGAAAACAAAGTGATTAAGGGTAGATGCTTTTTCGAACCCTATGTCTTTCAATGATTCATTAGCCCAGGATGGAATGCCGCTTCTCAAAGGGAAGGGGAGGATATGTTCATTTTTCTCGGGATTTACTAAGGCTGTTACAGATTCTATGGACTGGCTGCGAAACCATGGTAGAGACGATTTGATGAGTTGGTAAAGCAAAGACTTTCGGAATTCTGGATCTAATCGCACTGAAACGAGAGCCAAGTCATGGAGAACATCGTTATGATATATAATGCTCCCTCCAATTCTGCGCTCTCCTATTGAGGAAACATAGCAGATTGATTTGGGCAAACGTACAAACCAGGTGAGACGTGCATCGTCTCCTGGCACCTTTGGTTCGTCTCGTGGCAAACTTAACCAATCTGTTACTTCTCCTCTTCCCAATCTTCTGCATAGAACTGTCCTGTTCTGCATTACATCTACCTCGATTCTCGTGCGTTCGGTCAGGTCAGCTGCGGAATAATCTCGTTTCCTATTCTCTCTATCGTCGCTAACTTGTTGCTTCCTATTGGAGAACCCACAACAAACTGATCGATTCCGACGTTTGAAAGCTCTTTCATTCTTGATATGCACTCTTCAGATGTTCCGACAACGGAAAATGAATCAAGCATTTTTCTAGTCACTTTCTTAGCGGCGGAGGCGTAGTTGCCCTGATGTAGGCTACGTTTGATAGTCTTTTTCTTTGCTATATCGATGTCATGACGTTCCAAGACTCTTCTGGAACTACCTGCTACGATGTATGCAACAACGACTTTTGATTCTAGTGGAATATTCTCATCCTCATCAAGAAGGCAAAATGATGAGTAACAAGCCAAGGTAAGAGAATCCATGGCACGGTCAGTTTTTCGGCATGTTTCTGCAACTATACTTCTAGCAGCCTTTACATCCCGAGGATGGCTTGCATTCAAGAGAATCCCATCTGAGAGCATGGAAGCAGTCTCTAGCATCTGAGGTCCTTGCGCTCCTACAAAGATATCTATTCCACAAGTAGAGTCGTCTAAACCCAAGTTTAATCTTGCATTTCTGGTCGAGAATACTGATCCTTTCACACTAACTCTTTCTCCACCGAGAAGACTTCTGATGATTCTTACTGCTTCCTCTACTGCTGTGATAGGTTTCTGCCTGAGAATCCCTATGGATTCAAGAGTAGATTTGTCACCAGCACCTAGTCCAAGCACAGCTCTACCTTCACTCATATCGTCGATTGTTGCAATGGAGGAGGCGATAACACAGGGATTCGTTGTGTAGGGATTCGTTACTCCAGGGCCAAGTAGAATCTTGTTGGTCCGGATGGCGATAGCACCTAAGACGGGCCATACTCCATGGTGATTATAATGATCAGTTACCCACAAATTCCTGAATCCATTGTCTTCCGCGCGAACCGCCAACTCAACTGCTGTTTCAACTGTTGTTTCTGGTACAATTTCCAGGCCCATCTCTTCCATCTCTGCACCTCTAGAGAGCAATCATGTCTCCAGTTCTACTTCAGCCAATAGCCATGTATATTTTCTTGGTAATGGCTATGCTTCTCTTAGAGTATATCTTCTCAATCAGACAGCAGTATCGAAGGGTTTATTCTTTTGTTGTTAACAATCAGTAGTACGATAAAGGGTGTGTTCCAGTGCATTCACTTGTCTTAACACAGGATGGTCTGCAGGTCGCGGATATGCCACGGCCTCCAGTTATGCCGGGGGAAGTGAGAATAGAGGTTCGTGCAGTCGGTGTTTGCGGTACGGATATCCAAATCTGGCAGGGAGAAAAGGAAGCTCCGCTACCATTAATACTTGGGCACGAAATAAGCGGTGTTGTACACAAGAGTTCAGTCAATGATATAGAAGAAGGAATGATGGTTACAACAGAAGTAGATATCCCATGCGGACGTTGTTGGTATTGCAAACGGGGTCATTCGCATATTTGTCCAAAACGAAAAACTCTTGGAATCGACGTCGATGGCGGAATGGCCGAGTATGTGAGTGTTCCTGCTTCATTGATACATCCATTGCCTGAAGATGTGGGCACACAGACTGGTGTTTTTGCAGAACCACTCGCATCCGCAATAGGAACCGCGAAAAGAACCGGCATCAGGGAGAATGAGTCCG belongs to Candidatus Lokiarchaeota archaeon and includes:
- a CDS encoding RNA helicase, producing the protein RLVSSEFRTTSSAGKKGQSIVFTFSRRRCHRISDWLNEHGVSSAVYHGGLSYYERRKIEDSYTKQRYACVVTTAALGAGVDLPASQVIFESLAMGAKWLSTADFEQMLGRAGRLGKHDRGKVYLVVQPERKYHGGQDLTEDEVASDLLRGEIEEVEPFANKERSAEQILATICAAGNMELRTTAKHYSQLLSASVPPSDALKHLVKKRMIRVQEGKAIPTDLGKATSMSFLTPNQGIEVLKKSERMEPLEIAVMLDPFENVYFSKKVQKEINSAFRTHMPTRFFSGVFLDISDVGNERGGASRLSRWMFELFGRWTREFFKCKCPDAPECGHPKIEFGTWIVEKRKEGMNPSEITRKLLKEYELWVYPGDMLSWLDTVIHNLQAVQRISKVAGKTDLESAIEDQIARIEKPLEGRD
- a CDS encoding DUF131 domain-containing protein; translation: MQLTSDYYFIAIGLVIVGVVLIFLGILWRTRKQPEDSEVKSKGVVLLGPIPIVWGFGEKGKILAVILFVCVIMFYLLMLF
- a CDS encoding 5,10-methylenetetrahydromethanopterin reductase, yielding MEEMGLEIVPETTVETAVELAVRAEDNGFRNLWVTDHYNHHGVWPVLGAIAIRTNKILLGPGVTNPYTTNPCVIASSIATIDDMSEGRAVLGLGAGDKSTLESIGILRQKPITAVEEAVRIIRSLLGGERVSVKGSVFSTRNARLNLGLDDSTCGIDIFVGAQGPQMLETASMLSDGILLNASHPRDVKAARSIVAETCRKTDRAMDSLTLACYSSFCLLDEDENIPLESKVVVAYIVAGSSRRVLERHDIDIAKKKTIKRSLHQGNYASAAKKVTRKMLDSFSVVGTSEECISRMKELSNVGIDQFVVGSPIGSNKLATIERIGNEIIPQLT